One segment of Triticum aestivum cultivar Chinese Spring chromosome 2A, IWGSC CS RefSeq v2.1, whole genome shotgun sequence DNA contains the following:
- the LOC123190649 gene encoding putative disease resistance protein RGA1 isoform X2, translating into MTPARQWRARVSKWTKSEFDTTFGLERLLKQRQAGRERRRERRGRAASTQVTGVDIPSHGDASPASSGPAKRQLKQLMTGVLNALASYVTKMIADMAREEVAMLIGISSAIADLTIKLGDLKNFLADADRRNITDESVRGWVEELKHAMYHATDIIDLCQLKAMEQSPSKDIGCLNPLFSCMQNPLHAHDIGSRIKALNKELDNISKRGRSFNFIKLEVYQDQKTNRPHGIDRKTNPLLERSGVVGEKIEDDTRSLVQLLTKEVDTSESIMVFAIVGVGGIGKTTLSKKVFNDEAIQGKFTKKIWLSITQEFSEVDLLRTAITTAEGNLPGPGGGSQDKTLLVPALASAIKDKKLFLVLDDMWGTYEWTNLLRAPISHSAPGSRVLVTTRHETVARGMKAVNPYHRINKLGPKDGWSLLTKQVLMTKKSEPAVDMLKDIGMQIVEKCDGLSLAIKVMGGLLCHKEKTRRDWEKVLNDAVWSISQMPEELNHAIYLSYEDLSPCLKQCFLHFSLKPKKMILDDTQFINMWIGEGFVHGNSDILEEIGTEYHTELRLRNLIESDTSYASHYVCKMHDVIRSFAQFMTRNEALVAHNGETVNSKLHLQKFLRLSIETNGLESDEFEWRSLQGQISLRSLMLIGNFKVQSGDSLVTFSSLRTLHVESAEFATMVESLYHLKHLRYLSMDRCADIDCLPENIHKMKFLQHISLEGCENLVKLPDSIVKLTELRYLQLEGTGIYSIPRGFHALTNLRTLSGFQVHMDGDWCSLEELGPLSQLRGIGLVGLGNVSDASFVTKVRLDQKVHLSRMRLLSSIACKNNQGVIEEVFNELSPPPCIEIISVEGYIGRQLPRWMMSTATMRLNSLRTLVMEDLACCIQLPDGLCQLPLLDYLQVNRAPAIKCIGPEFVRPQSHRCYPSSHMVTAFPRLREMDLLEFVELEEWEWEEEVQAMPVLVELTFTRCNLKCIPPGLASHAKALKKLTLWSMWRLHSLENFASVVELDLYDLPKLISISNFPELQKLEIKSCPELTSLEEMSALRRLVLTVPGYGERFRLSPNKMGLPLYLQTVNPSHLLVDCGLEILGFMAAGKSGSEWDKFSHIQHVEAYADSDCWDDKKWHVLYTREPFSIETNVQPAFPRLLIGGARTAR; encoded by the exons ATGACACCGGCTAGGCAATGGAGGGCACGGGTGTCAAAATGGACGAAAAGTGAGTTTGACACCACATTTGGCCTGGAGCGCCTTTTGAAACAGAGACAGGCAGGGAGGGAGCGGAGAAGAGAGCGGAGGGGAAGAGCGGCTTCGACGCAAGTCACCGGCGTCGATATCCCCAGCCACGGCGACGCGTCGCCCGCTTCTTCGGGCCCTGCGAAGCGG CAGCTCAAGCAACTAATGACAGGGGTTCTGAATGCCTTGGCATCTTACGTGACCAAGATGATCGCCGACATGGCTAGAGAAGAGGTGGCCATGCTGATCGGGATCTCCAGCGCGATCGCCGATCTGACCATCAAGCTTGGGGACCTCAAGAATTTCCTTGCTGACGCCGATAGAAGAAACATCACTGACGAGAGTGTCCGGGGGTGGGTGGAGGAACTGAAGCATGCCATGTACCACGCTACCGACATCATCGATCTGTGTCAGCTCAAGGCCATGGAGCAAAGTCCATCCAAGGACATAGGGTGTCTTAACCCCTTGTTCTCATGCATGCAAAATCCTCTCCATGCACACGACATCGGCAGCCGCATCAAGGCACTGAACAAGGAGTTGGATAACATCAGCAAGAGGGGTCGTAGTTTCAATTTCATCAAGCTCGAAGTCTACCAGGACCAGAAGACAAATCGGCCTCATGGTATTGACCGCAAGACTAATCCTTTGTTGGAGCGGTCGGGCGTGGTTGGGGAGAAGATTGAAGATGACACGAGATCACTTGTTCAGCTGCTCACGAAGGAAGTTGACACGAGTGAAAGCATCATGGTGTTCGCCATCGTTGGTGTTGGCGGGATTGGTAAGACCACCCTTAGCAAGAAAGTCTTTAACGACGAAGCAATACAAGGCAAGTTCACCAAGAAAATATGGTTAAGTATTACACAAGAATTCAGCGAGGTTGACTTATTGAGGACAGCCATCACTACCGCCGAAGGAAATTTGCCAGGACCTGGGGGTGGATCTCAAGACAAAACTTTGCTTGTGCCGGCTCTTGCGAGTGCTATCAAAGATAAGAAGCTATTTCTTGTGTTGGATGACATGTGGGGCACCTATGAATGGACCAACTTGCTTAGGGCTCCCATTAGCCACAGTGCCCCGGGTAGCCGAGTCCTCGTCACCACAAGACATGAAACTGTTGCCCGAGGAATGAAAGCAGTAAATCCATACCACCGCATCAACAAATTAGGGCCCAAAGATGGCTGGTCATTGCTCACGAAGCAA GTACTCATGACCAAGAAAAGCGAACCTGCAGTGGATATGCTGAAGGATATTGGAATGCAAATTGTAGAAAAATGTGATGGGTTATCACTTGCCATAAAAGTGATGGGAGGACTCCTATGCCATAAGGAAAAAACCCGACGTGATTGGGAGAAGGTATTGAATGATGCTGTATGGTCAATATCTCAAATGCCAGAAGAGCTAAATCATGCCATATATCTTAGCTATGAGGACTTGTCCCCTTGTTTAAAGCAATGCTTTCTGCACTTCTCCCTTAAGCCTAAAAAGATGATTTTAGATGATACACAATTCATCAACATGTGGATTGGTGAAGGATTTGTTCATGGAAACTCGGATATATTGGAAGAAATAGGAACTGAGTACCATACAGAGTTGAGGTTGAGGAACCTTATAGAGTCGGATACATCATATGCCAGTCACTATGTTTGCAAGATGCATGATGTTATTCGTTCATTTGCTCAATTCATGACAAGAAATGAAGCACTAGTAGCTCATAATGGAGAAACTGTTAATAGTAAACTTCATTTGCAAAAGTTTCTCCGGTTGTCTATAGAGACTAATGGATTGGAATCGGATGAATTTGAGTGGAGAAGTTTACAAGGGCAAATATCTCTAAGATCGTTAATGTTAATTGGAAACTTCAAGGTTCAGTCTGGTGATTCCTTGGTTACCTTTTCAAGTCTGCGGACTCTACACGTAGAGTCTGCAGAGTTCGCCACAATGGTTGAATCTCTATATCATCTCAAACACTTGAGGTATTTGTCAATGGATAGATGCGCTGATATAGATTGCTTGCCAGAGAACATTCACAAAATGAAGTTCTTACAACACATTAGTCTTGAAGGTTGTGAGAATCTTGTGAAACTTCCTGATAGCATTGTGAAGTTAACGGAACTAAGATATCTTCAACTTGAAGGCACAGGTATATATAGTATTCCTAGGGGTTTCCATGCTCTAACAAATTTGAGGACACTATCTGGTTTCCAAGTACACATGGATGGTGATTGGTGTAGCTTGGAAGAGCTTGGACCTCTTTCCCAGCTTAGGGGCATTGGATTAGTGGGCCTGGGGAATGTATCTGATGCTTCATTTGTCACAAAGGTTAGGCTTGATCAAAAAGTGCATCTTTCTAGGATGCGCTTATTATCCAGCATTGCATGTAAGAATAATCAAGGAGTAATTGAGGAGGTGTTTAATGAGCTATCTCCTCCTCCGTGCATAGAAATTATTTCCGTTGAAGGATATATCGGGCGCCAGCTGCCAAGATGGATGATGTCGACAGCAACAATGCGCCTCAATAGCTTGAGGACACTAGTGATGGAAGATTTGGCTTGTTGCATCCAACTTCCTGATGGATTATGTCAGCTCCCATTGCTGGACTACCTGCAAGTCAACCGTGCTCCAGCGATCAAGTGCATTGGGCCAGAATTTGTGCGCCCCCAAAGCCACCGTTGCTATCCTTCATCCCACATGGTGACTGCATTTCCGAGGCTGCGTGAGATGGATTTATTAGAATTCGTGGAATTGGAGGAGTGGGAGTGGGAGGAGGAAGTGCAAGCTATGCCAGTCTTGGTTGAGCTTACTTTCACAAGGTGTAATTTGAAGTGTATCCCTCCCGGTCTTGCCTCACATGCAAAGGCTTTGAAAAAGTTAACCTTGTGGAGCATGTGGCGTCTCCATTCGCTAGAGAACTTTGCTTCTGTTGTTGAGCTCGACCTGTATGACTTACCCAAGCTGATTAGTATCTCCAATTTCCCTGAATTGCAAAAGCTTGAGATCAAGTCTTGCCCCGAGCTCACCTCACTAGAGGAAATGAGTGCACTACGGAGACTTGTGCTGACAGTTCCCGGCTACGGTGAAAGATTCCGACTCTCGCCCAACAAGATGGGACTCCCCTTGTACCTTCAAACTGTAAATCCAAGCCATTTGCTGGTGGATTGCGGTCTGGAGATACTTGGTTTCATGGCCGCAGGAAAATCTGGCAGCGAGTGGGACAAGTTTAGCCATATCCAGCATGTTGAGGCTTATGCAGACAGTGATTGCTGGGATGACAAGAAATGGCACGTATTGTACACAAGGGAACCTTTCAGCATTGAAACAAATGTGCAG CCTGCATTTCCGCGCTTGCTTATAGGAGGAGCAAGAACTGCCCGCTGA
- the LOC123190653 gene encoding mediator of RNA polymerase II transcription subunit 7a encodes MAMATSSAYPPPPPFYRLYKDFEQDPSSAPEPPPPIEGSYQLFGATYTTDVVLPSLEDQGVRQLYPKGPDIDFKKELRTLNRELQLHILELADILVERPSQYARRVEDISLIFKNLHHLLNSLRPHQARATLIHLLESQIQRRKQAIEDIKQRREEAQRLLGESLVIIEGSQQQVMTPM; translated from the exons ATGGCAATGGCGACGTCGTCGGCGTACCCTCCGCCTCCTCCGTTCTACCGGCTGTACAAGGACTTCGAGCAGGACCCCTCGTCTGCGCCGGAGCCTCCACCGCCGATCGAGGGGTCGTACCAGCTCTTTGGTGCTACCTACACA ACGGATGTGGTGCTGCCAAGTCTGGAGGATCAAGGTGTTCGCCAGCTTTACCCAAAGGGTCCAGATATCG ACTTCAAGAAGGAGCTAAGGACACTCAACAGAGAGCTTCAACTCCATATCTTGGAGCTAGCGGATATTTTAGTGGAGAGACCATCTCAGTATGCCCGCAGGGTTGAAGACATTTCACTCATTTTCAAGAACTTGCACCATCTTCTTAATTCCCTACGACCACACCAG gcaAGAGCAACATTGATTCACCTCCTTGAGAGCCAAATACAGCGTCGTAAGCAAGCGATTGAGGATATAAAACA GAGGAGAGAGGAGGCACAAAGGCTGCTTGGGGAATCACTGGTTATTATTGAGGGGAGCCAGCAGCAGGTTATGACTCCAATGTGA
- the LOC123190654 gene encoding uncharacterized protein: MAFPSFTWPFRRRAGPSKPSAAEGKEEDAEALGVTPQLLDFLRTLSPDAFKSSALQLHQGASAEAAGELSDWQQRHAVLVLARAKELAKVRYDLCPRHMKDKQFWTIYFLLARTYILPYELRAIQKEKVRRMETENGKSKDVIAVEVEMQESKCSRESQTLPDDSEPQGS; this comes from the exons ATGGCCTTCCCCTCTTTCACATGGCCTTTCCGCCGCCGAGCCGGCCCAAGCAAACCCTCCGCCgcggaggggaaggaggaggacgcggaggcgcTCGGCGTGACGCCGCAGCTCCTCGACTTCCTCCGGACGCTCTCCCCCGACGCCTTCAAGTCGTCCGCCCTCCAGCTCCACCAag GGGCCTCCGCGGAGGCGGCGGGAGAGCTCTCGGACTGGCAGCAGCGGCACGCCGTCCTCGTGCTCGCCAGAGCCAAG GAACTCGCTAAGGTCCGCTATGATCTGTGCCCACGCCACATGAAGGACAAGCAGTTCTGGACAATCTACTTCCTGCTCGCCAGGACCTACATCTTGCC GTACGAGTTACGTGCCATACAAAAAGAAAAGGTAAGAAGGATGGAGACAGAGAACGGAAAGTCAAAAGATGTGATTGCTGTTGAGGTGGAGATGCAGGAATCAAAATGCAGTAGAGAATCTCAAACGTTACCAGATGATTCAGAACCTCAGGGTTCATAG
- the LOC123190651 gene encoding 26S proteasome non-ATPase regulatory subunit 7 homolog A: MDVVKAAQLSGRTLEKVVVHPLVLLSIVDHYNRVARDTRKRVVGVLLGTSSRGVVDVTNSYAVPFEEDDKDPRIWFLDHNYHESMFSMFKRINAKEHVVGWYSTGPKLKENDLDVHALFTNYVPNPVLVIIDVQPKELGIPTKAYYAVEEVKENATQKSQKVFVHVPSEIAAHEVEEIGVEHLLRDVKDTTISTLATEVSSKLAALKGLDARLTEIRGYLDLVIEGKLPLNHEILYHLQDVFNLLPNLNVNELIKAFAVKTNDMMLVIYLSSLIRSVIALHNLINNKMLNKEHEKAEDLKPAAVPTAAGS; this comes from the exons ATGGACGTGGTGAAGGCGGCGCAGCTGTCGGGGCGGACGCTGGAGAAGGTGGTGGTGCACCCGCTGGTGCTGCTCAGCATCGTCGACCACTACAACCGCGTCGCCCGCGACACCAGGAAGCGCGTCGTCGGCGTGCTCCTCGGCACCTCCTCCCGCGGCGTCGTCGACGTCACCAACTCCTACGCCG TGCCGTTTGAGGAGGATGACAAGGACCCGAGGATCTGGTTCCTCGACCATAATTACCATGAGTCTATGTTCTCCATGTTCAAGAGGATCAACG CCAAGGAGCATGTTGTTGGCTGGTACAGCACTGGTCCAAAACTAAAGGAGAACGACTTGGATGTTCATGCATTGTTTACCAA CTATGTTCCTAATCCTGTCCTGGTGATTATTGATGTTCAACCCAAGGAGTTGGGAATACCCACCAAAGCATATTATGCTGTAGAAGAGGTTAAAGAG AATGCTACTCAGAAAAGTCAGAAGGTGTTCGTCCACGTGCCATCAGAAATTGCAGCCCATGAAGTCGAGGAAATTG GAGTTGAGCACCTTCTGAGGGATGTGAAAGACACAACAATAAGCACACTTGCAACAGAG GTCAGCAGCAAGCTTGCAGCCCTGAAAGGACTCGATGCGAGGCTTACGGAGATCCGGGGTTATCTAGATCTTGTAATTGAAGGGAAGCTCCCACTGAACCACGAGATTCTGTACCACTTGCAG GATGTGTTTAATCTGCTCCCCAATCTCAACGTAAATGAGCTCATTAAAGCGTTTGCAG TGAAAACAAATGATATGATGCTGGTCATTTACCTGTCTTCTCTTATCCGGAGTGTCATTGCTCTCCACAATTTGATCAACAACAAG ATGCTAAACAAGGAACACGAGAAGGCCGAGGATTTGAAGCCAGCCGCCGTACCTACTGCAGCCGGGAGCTGA
- the LOC123190649 gene encoding putative disease resistance protein RGA1 isoform X1, which translates to MTPARQWRARVSKWTKSEFDTTFGLERLLKQRQAGRERRRERRGRAASTQVTGVDIPSHGDASPASSGPAKRQQLKQLMTGVLNALASYVTKMIADMAREEVAMLIGISSAIADLTIKLGDLKNFLADADRRNITDESVRGWVEELKHAMYHATDIIDLCQLKAMEQSPSKDIGCLNPLFSCMQNPLHAHDIGSRIKALNKELDNISKRGRSFNFIKLEVYQDQKTNRPHGIDRKTNPLLERSGVVGEKIEDDTRSLVQLLTKEVDTSESIMVFAIVGVGGIGKTTLSKKVFNDEAIQGKFTKKIWLSITQEFSEVDLLRTAITTAEGNLPGPGGGSQDKTLLVPALASAIKDKKLFLVLDDMWGTYEWTNLLRAPISHSAPGSRVLVTTRHETVARGMKAVNPYHRINKLGPKDGWSLLTKQVLMTKKSEPAVDMLKDIGMQIVEKCDGLSLAIKVMGGLLCHKEKTRRDWEKVLNDAVWSISQMPEELNHAIYLSYEDLSPCLKQCFLHFSLKPKKMILDDTQFINMWIGEGFVHGNSDILEEIGTEYHTELRLRNLIESDTSYASHYVCKMHDVIRSFAQFMTRNEALVAHNGETVNSKLHLQKFLRLSIETNGLESDEFEWRSLQGQISLRSLMLIGNFKVQSGDSLVTFSSLRTLHVESAEFATMVESLYHLKHLRYLSMDRCADIDCLPENIHKMKFLQHISLEGCENLVKLPDSIVKLTELRYLQLEGTGIYSIPRGFHALTNLRTLSGFQVHMDGDWCSLEELGPLSQLRGIGLVGLGNVSDASFVTKVRLDQKVHLSRMRLLSSIACKNNQGVIEEVFNELSPPPCIEIISVEGYIGRQLPRWMMSTATMRLNSLRTLVMEDLACCIQLPDGLCQLPLLDYLQVNRAPAIKCIGPEFVRPQSHRCYPSSHMVTAFPRLREMDLLEFVELEEWEWEEEVQAMPVLVELTFTRCNLKCIPPGLASHAKALKKLTLWSMWRLHSLENFASVVELDLYDLPKLISISNFPELQKLEIKSCPELTSLEEMSALRRLVLTVPGYGERFRLSPNKMGLPLYLQTVNPSHLLVDCGLEILGFMAAGKSGSEWDKFSHIQHVEAYADSDCWDDKKWHVLYTREPFSIETNVQPAFPRLLIGGARTAR; encoded by the exons ATGACACCGGCTAGGCAATGGAGGGCACGGGTGTCAAAATGGACGAAAAGTGAGTTTGACACCACATTTGGCCTGGAGCGCCTTTTGAAACAGAGACAGGCAGGGAGGGAGCGGAGAAGAGAGCGGAGGGGAAGAGCGGCTTCGACGCAAGTCACCGGCGTCGATATCCCCAGCCACGGCGACGCGTCGCCCGCTTCTTCGGGCCCTGCGAAGCGG CAGCAGCTCAAGCAACTAATGACAGGGGTTCTGAATGCCTTGGCATCTTACGTGACCAAGATGATCGCCGACATGGCTAGAGAAGAGGTGGCCATGCTGATCGGGATCTCCAGCGCGATCGCCGATCTGACCATCAAGCTTGGGGACCTCAAGAATTTCCTTGCTGACGCCGATAGAAGAAACATCACTGACGAGAGTGTCCGGGGGTGGGTGGAGGAACTGAAGCATGCCATGTACCACGCTACCGACATCATCGATCTGTGTCAGCTCAAGGCCATGGAGCAAAGTCCATCCAAGGACATAGGGTGTCTTAACCCCTTGTTCTCATGCATGCAAAATCCTCTCCATGCACACGACATCGGCAGCCGCATCAAGGCACTGAACAAGGAGTTGGATAACATCAGCAAGAGGGGTCGTAGTTTCAATTTCATCAAGCTCGAAGTCTACCAGGACCAGAAGACAAATCGGCCTCATGGTATTGACCGCAAGACTAATCCTTTGTTGGAGCGGTCGGGCGTGGTTGGGGAGAAGATTGAAGATGACACGAGATCACTTGTTCAGCTGCTCACGAAGGAAGTTGACACGAGTGAAAGCATCATGGTGTTCGCCATCGTTGGTGTTGGCGGGATTGGTAAGACCACCCTTAGCAAGAAAGTCTTTAACGACGAAGCAATACAAGGCAAGTTCACCAAGAAAATATGGTTAAGTATTACACAAGAATTCAGCGAGGTTGACTTATTGAGGACAGCCATCACTACCGCCGAAGGAAATTTGCCAGGACCTGGGGGTGGATCTCAAGACAAAACTTTGCTTGTGCCGGCTCTTGCGAGTGCTATCAAAGATAAGAAGCTATTTCTTGTGTTGGATGACATGTGGGGCACCTATGAATGGACCAACTTGCTTAGGGCTCCCATTAGCCACAGTGCCCCGGGTAGCCGAGTCCTCGTCACCACAAGACATGAAACTGTTGCCCGAGGAATGAAAGCAGTAAATCCATACCACCGCATCAACAAATTAGGGCCCAAAGATGGCTGGTCATTGCTCACGAAGCAA GTACTCATGACCAAGAAAAGCGAACCTGCAGTGGATATGCTGAAGGATATTGGAATGCAAATTGTAGAAAAATGTGATGGGTTATCACTTGCCATAAAAGTGATGGGAGGACTCCTATGCCATAAGGAAAAAACCCGACGTGATTGGGAGAAGGTATTGAATGATGCTGTATGGTCAATATCTCAAATGCCAGAAGAGCTAAATCATGCCATATATCTTAGCTATGAGGACTTGTCCCCTTGTTTAAAGCAATGCTTTCTGCACTTCTCCCTTAAGCCTAAAAAGATGATTTTAGATGATACACAATTCATCAACATGTGGATTGGTGAAGGATTTGTTCATGGAAACTCGGATATATTGGAAGAAATAGGAACTGAGTACCATACAGAGTTGAGGTTGAGGAACCTTATAGAGTCGGATACATCATATGCCAGTCACTATGTTTGCAAGATGCATGATGTTATTCGTTCATTTGCTCAATTCATGACAAGAAATGAAGCACTAGTAGCTCATAATGGAGAAACTGTTAATAGTAAACTTCATTTGCAAAAGTTTCTCCGGTTGTCTATAGAGACTAATGGATTGGAATCGGATGAATTTGAGTGGAGAAGTTTACAAGGGCAAATATCTCTAAGATCGTTAATGTTAATTGGAAACTTCAAGGTTCAGTCTGGTGATTCCTTGGTTACCTTTTCAAGTCTGCGGACTCTACACGTAGAGTCTGCAGAGTTCGCCACAATGGTTGAATCTCTATATCATCTCAAACACTTGAGGTATTTGTCAATGGATAGATGCGCTGATATAGATTGCTTGCCAGAGAACATTCACAAAATGAAGTTCTTACAACACATTAGTCTTGAAGGTTGTGAGAATCTTGTGAAACTTCCTGATAGCATTGTGAAGTTAACGGAACTAAGATATCTTCAACTTGAAGGCACAGGTATATATAGTATTCCTAGGGGTTTCCATGCTCTAACAAATTTGAGGACACTATCTGGTTTCCAAGTACACATGGATGGTGATTGGTGTAGCTTGGAAGAGCTTGGACCTCTTTCCCAGCTTAGGGGCATTGGATTAGTGGGCCTGGGGAATGTATCTGATGCTTCATTTGTCACAAAGGTTAGGCTTGATCAAAAAGTGCATCTTTCTAGGATGCGCTTATTATCCAGCATTGCATGTAAGAATAATCAAGGAGTAATTGAGGAGGTGTTTAATGAGCTATCTCCTCCTCCGTGCATAGAAATTATTTCCGTTGAAGGATATATCGGGCGCCAGCTGCCAAGATGGATGATGTCGACAGCAACAATGCGCCTCAATAGCTTGAGGACACTAGTGATGGAAGATTTGGCTTGTTGCATCCAACTTCCTGATGGATTATGTCAGCTCCCATTGCTGGACTACCTGCAAGTCAACCGTGCTCCAGCGATCAAGTGCATTGGGCCAGAATTTGTGCGCCCCCAAAGCCACCGTTGCTATCCTTCATCCCACATGGTGACTGCATTTCCGAGGCTGCGTGAGATGGATTTATTAGAATTCGTGGAATTGGAGGAGTGGGAGTGGGAGGAGGAAGTGCAAGCTATGCCAGTCTTGGTTGAGCTTACTTTCACAAGGTGTAATTTGAAGTGTATCCCTCCCGGTCTTGCCTCACATGCAAAGGCTTTGAAAAAGTTAACCTTGTGGAGCATGTGGCGTCTCCATTCGCTAGAGAACTTTGCTTCTGTTGTTGAGCTCGACCTGTATGACTTACCCAAGCTGATTAGTATCTCCAATTTCCCTGAATTGCAAAAGCTTGAGATCAAGTCTTGCCCCGAGCTCACCTCACTAGAGGAAATGAGTGCACTACGGAGACTTGTGCTGACAGTTCCCGGCTACGGTGAAAGATTCCGACTCTCGCCCAACAAGATGGGACTCCCCTTGTACCTTCAAACTGTAAATCCAAGCCATTTGCTGGTGGATTGCGGTCTGGAGATACTTGGTTTCATGGCCGCAGGAAAATCTGGCAGCGAGTGGGACAAGTTTAGCCATATCCAGCATGTTGAGGCTTATGCAGACAGTGATTGCTGGGATGACAAGAAATGGCACGTATTGTACACAAGGGAACCTTTCAGCATTGAAACAAATGTGCAG CCTGCATTTCCGCGCTTGCTTATAGGAGGAGCAAGAACTGCCCGCTGA